The Mesomycoplasma ovipneumoniae ATCC 29419 genome segment AGATAAAGTACCAAAACTTAAAAATATTTTGAATGCCTTAGTAAAATCAGGTTTGGAGATATTTTTTTTCATCATTTTACCCCGCTTCTTTTTGTTATTCCAGATTTTTTTAATACAAATCAATTAGATTGGTCCAATTAGATAAGGAGCAAACTAGAAAAATTAAATTAAATTATACACTAAATTGACATAAAAAATCAGATAATTATCTTTTTTCTATATTTTATTTTAAATTGGCTTGTTATTTTTTTATAATTTGTTAATTTTTTTCAGAAAGATGCTTATTGTGTATTTGTTTTTTTGGTTACACGGAGATTTATTTTTGGCCGGGTACTTGTCAAATTTTTTGCCCATTTTACAAAGCTTTTTTGTCAATTTCTTATTAAATTATTGTCATATACATGTCTAAATTTGTCTGAAAAATGCAAAATTCGGATTTTTAACCTTTAAATTCAGCAATTTTGATGTATTTAGTTTTTTTAACCCTTGATTTTTATTGTTTATTTTGGCACACCGTTTTGATTGTGTCAAACATTAATATACTAATTCATCAAATATTTTAAATTATTTTTTTGATATGAAAAAACTCCGCGGCTAACGGAGTTTTTTCATATGGTGGAGGTGCGGGGATTCGAACCCCGATCCAATTAAAATAATTTAGTGGAGTCGACAGTTTAAACTAAAAAATCTAATTATAAAGGTATAAAAATATAATAATTTATAAAAAAGAATAAGAATTAAAGAATATATTAATAAAAAGAATAAGAATTAAGAATAAGAATTAAAGAATAAGAATTAAAGAATAAGAATTAATAAATCAAAGGAGTTAAATAGTCCTGTATTTTAAAATGTATTTGAAAACCAAAAACAAATATTTACTAATTATTTTAGTATTTACAGGGAAAACTTAATATATTGAATTAAGGAAGATATATTATGTTATTTATATTATTGAAATAAAAAACTGATAGGTTTTATTATGAATTAAAGTGTTGCAAAATTTAATTGGGTATTCATCATTGCGAAATTAAATGTTGCATCGTCTTTAGCTTTAATTGAATCTTTTGCGTTTAGATTTACATGGTATTATGGTCTACCAAACCACTGCATCCAAAAAATTTTTTTAATTGTCAAAACCAGAGTCACCCCCATTTATGTTATAGCTATTTCAAGGTATTTATAGAAATAGCTATAACACATTATAACATATTTTTTAATTGCTATATAAAAAAAAAAAAAAAAATATTTTAACTACATGGATTCAAAATTGGTACTAACTAATAGGTTTTTAAATTATAAATTGGGGTTATTTTTATTAATTTTGTCAATTTTTTCGGTTATTTTAGTAATTTTAAATGCATCAATTTTTTGTGTTAAGTTATTTAAATAGTCATTGACAATTTTATTAAGGTTCTCTTGAATTTCGCCAGCATCTTTGATAATTCTTTCTGCTAATGATCTACTTCTTTCTGCTTTAGTGTTAATTTTATTTATTGATGCTTTTAGTGTTTTTTCTTTTCATTCATCAAACTTTTGAATGATTTTACTTGTTTCTTCAAGACTTTGGCTTTGAATCTCTAATTTATTTTCTTTTAGAATTATTGATTTTAAAAGCATTAAAAGTGCTAAATAAAAATGTGGGCGGCAAATGAAAATTTTTTCATAATTAGGGGCAACATCAATTGTGAAGTATTTCTCAGGCTCGAGTTCTGTTACTAAAATTGCATAGCTAGCTTTTTTCTTTATACGGTCTGCCTCAATTTTTTTGAAAAAATCTTTGTTTTTTTGTTTTCCAGATTTTTCTTTTGATTCAGATTTTGCTTCTAAAATGATTTTTGTTTCAACATTGCGACTTTGATCATTAATTGTAAAAATAAAGTCGGATTTTGTTGCTTTTTCTCCTGGTTCATCCTTAATATTTACGGTATCTTTTTTTAGTTCAACAACAACTGAATCATTGTCGTCTTTACCAAAAGGGAAAACATCTCTGTACCTTTCTAAAATTCAGTTTTCAAGATTTTCTCCTATTTGTTTTGAACTAATATTTTTGTATTTATATTTATTTAATTCCTCTTCTAGGTCATTTATTTTGGTATCTTTTTCGTTAAGGGAATGTTCAAATCCTGCTTTTACATCAGCGGTTGTTTTTTCACGCACTTCAGCTATTTGTTCTAGCCATTTTTTCTCAGTATCTTGCTTAAATTGTTCGTATTCTTTAGATTGAACAGATAAAAATTTCGCCTCTTTTTCTTTAATAGCACTATTAATAGTGCTATCTTGGTATTTTTCCATACCATCAATTTTTTCTAGCAGTTGATCAATTTTTCCTTGCATTTCAGCAATTGTAATATCTTTTTGACCAATTTCTTCCGAATGTTTTAAACTTAAATCCGATTTTACCTTATCATTTTGGGATTTTCATTTTTCAATTTCCGCATTAAGTTTAGAATTTTCATCTTTTATTTTTTTAATTTCAGGATCATTTGCATAAATATCGTTGCGAATTTGTTTAGTATATTCGCTTAATTTCTTTTTTGTTTGATCTTCTATATAATTTTGTACTTCACTTACAAGGGAAAATCAATCACCTTTTTTGGCATCCTCTAGAAGTTGGTATGTTAGTGTTTCTTTATTAATTAATTTGACTTTTATTTCATTGTTTTTCTTTACTTCCATAACAAAATAATTTTAACACATATTTAAAAATAGGCAAATTTTACAAATTGAATAAAAAAATTAAAAATGTGGTATAATTAAATTTTAGTTAATTTAAGAACACCTTAAATTAAAACAGTCAAACTAATTATCTTAAAATGAAAATTAAAAAGAAATCAAAAGAAATTCACTTTGCTGAATGGGATCAAATATTAGATTTAACTCAAAGTCAAAAAAATAATATTTTTTCAAATTTTGATTTTGATGATAAAATAAGTTTTGACTTTCACGGTTTAGACACTCAAAAAACAGTAGCAATTGTTGAAAATTTAATGTTTGAATTTAAAAAATCCAATAAAAAATGTATAAATCTAATTTGTGGCGTTGGTTTAGGACATGTTCGTGAGCAAATTTTGGATAATTTATCATTTTATTCTAACGAATTTCTAATTGGATTTGAAAATCAAGGTCTAATTCGTGTTTGTAAAAAGTAAATTTTAGAAAAAACTAAAATTTTGTTAAAATTTGTTTTTATTTAAATTCAAATGAAGTCAATCCAATTTTTAGTCTAGCAGTTGGACTAAAAATTATTGTTAGTTTGAAAATCATTTTTATAATAAATAATTCATTTTTATAAATTTAGAATTTATTATCTTTTAAAAAATATAATATTTGATAATTATGACAGGAAAAATATGTCACTAACTACTAACCCAACGCGTTTTTTTGGTCTTGGCGGAATGCAAGAAATCGGGAAATCAACCCTTGTAATTGAAGATAATTATGATATTGTAATTATTGATGCTGGTATTAAATTTGCTAACCTTTTTTCAACAGGAATCAAAGGAATGGTGCCAAATTACCAATATCTTTTAAAAAATCAAGCAAAAATTCGCGGTATTTTTATCACCCATGGCCATGAAGATCATATCGGCGGAATTGTCTATCTTGTTCAAGAAGTTCCAATTAAAAAAATTTTTGCCCCAAAAATTGCAATTGAATATTTAAAAGCCAAATTTGTTGACCATAAAATTAAAAGGGAAATTGAATTTGTTGAAATAAAAAAGGACGATGTCTATCATTTTCAAAGTTTTAAAGTTGACTTTTGAACAGCTCAGCACTCAATTCCTGATGCCTTTGGTGTTCGGGTAACTTCAAAACATGGCTCAATTATGTGTACTGGTGATTT includes the following:
- a CDS encoding DUF2130 domain-containing protein: MEVKKNNEIKVKLINKETLTYQLLEDAKKGDWFSLVSEVQNYIEDQTKKKLSEYTKQIRNDIYANDPEIKKIKDENSKLNAEIEKWKSQNDKVKSDLSLKHSEEIGQKDITIAEMQGKIDQLLEKIDGMEKYQDSTINSAIKEKEAKFLSVQSKEYEQFKQDTEKKWLEQIAEVREKTTADVKAGFEHSLNEKDTKINDLEEELNKYKYKNISSKQIGENLENWILERYRDVFPFGKDDNDSVVVELKKDTVNIKDEPGEKATKSDFIFTINDQSRNVETKIILEAKSESKEKSGKQKNKDFFKKIEADRIKKKASYAILVTELEPEKYFTIDVAPNYEKIFICRPHFYLALLMLLKSIILKENKLEIQSQSLEETSKIIQKFDEWKEKTLKASINKINTKAERSRSLAERIIKDAGEIQENLNKIVNDYLNNLTQKIDAFKITKITEKIDKINKNNPNL